One window from the genome of Sulfodiicoccus acidiphilus encodes:
- a CDS encoding polysaccharide deacetylase family protein gives MKEIFVSIGADADSVAGWLGSYGGQDSPHDISRGVYASEVGIPRLLSLFKRKGIKVTWFLPGHTVESFPEETMMIYEHEHEIGAHGYSHENPVSMTPEQEEAVLVRSIELIRDLTGKKPVGNTAPWWEMSSVTVELLLKHGFKYDRSMADNDFQPFYARVNRRWTKIDYSKPAKEWMKPIYLGDLVDLVEYSANWMLDDLPPMMFNKHACNSYGFTNPRDIEQIWRDEFDWMYRNYDYAVFPLTIHPDVSGRPEVALMLERFIDYINTFPGVRWATYEEVTEDFRRRKPFQKALEEYKARQQRIAEYQKKLSK, from the coding sequence GTGAAAGAAATATTCGTGTCCATAGGGGCAGACGCAGATAGCGTGGCCGGCTGGCTAGGTTCCTACGGAGGACAGGACTCTCCCCACGACATATCGAGGGGAGTGTACGCCTCCGAAGTCGGCATCCCCAGGCTCTTGTCCCTTTTTAAGAGGAAGGGAATAAAGGTGACCTGGTTCCTTCCAGGACACACTGTGGAGTCCTTCCCTGAGGAGACGATGATGATCTACGAACATGAGCACGAGATAGGGGCCCATGGTTACTCCCACGAAAACCCAGTGAGCATGACCCCAGAGCAGGAGGAAGCGGTGTTAGTTAGGTCCATAGAACTCATAAGGGACTTGACGGGGAAGAAACCTGTGGGTAACACGGCGCCCTGGTGGGAGATGTCTTCAGTGACGGTAGAGCTACTCCTGAAACACGGTTTCAAGTACGATAGAAGCATGGCCGACAACGACTTCCAACCCTTCTACGCCAGGGTGAACAGGAGGTGGACCAAGATAGACTACTCTAAGCCGGCCAAGGAGTGGATGAAGCCAATATACTTGGGTGACCTGGTGGATTTGGTGGAGTACAGCGCTAACTGGATGCTGGACGATCTACCACCCATGATGTTCAACAAGCACGCGTGCAACAGCTACGGGTTCACCAACCCTAGAGACATTGAGCAGATATGGAGGGACGAGTTTGACTGGATGTATAGGAACTACGATTACGCGGTCTTCCCCTTGACCATTCACCCAGACGTGAGCGGTAGGCCGGAGGTGGCGCTCATGCTTGAGAGGTTCATAGATTACATCAACACCTTCCCAGGCGTGAGGTGGGCCACGTACGAGGAGGTGACGGAGGACTTCAGGAGGAGGAAGCCCTTCCAGAAGGCGCTGGAGGAGTACAAGGCTAGGCAGCAGAGGATCGCGGAGTACCAGAAGAAGCTCTCCAAGTAG
- the hydA gene encoding dihydropyrimidinase, which translates to MDLLLRNAKVFTPAGPVECDVAVKDGKVTKVAGDLQEQASKVIDLTGKYVFPGLVDGHTHMEFPFMGTVTADDFFHGTRAAVAGGVTTIVDFITPPKGSSLLEAYKTWRSNADPKVISDYGLHMIVREATPATLEEIPTLIGQGVVSFKLFMAYKGELMLTDGEIYRLTKKISENGGVVGVHAENGEVIDELVGEYLRQGKVEPVYHSYTRPEELEVEATNRVATIGSVLGKGVKMYIVHTSTGESVDVMSSYRRKGYKFFNETTPHYLVLNVDALRRPDGHRFVCSPPYRSDEQRTKLWHRLGSGEIFTVGSDHCVYSDQQKRRFKDTVPPFNEIPNGVPGTETILPILFHFGVRKGLISPETMVAVTSYNSARLYGLFPRKGTFSIGSDADFAVLDPNLTVKITPDVLHSNIDYTIYDGVTVTGWNVMTIRRGEVVFQEGQVIGSKGSGSYVPGSNPTV; encoded by the coding sequence ATGGACCTCCTCTTAAGGAACGCGAAGGTCTTCACTCCGGCAGGTCCGGTGGAGTGCGACGTCGCGGTAAAGGACGGAAAAGTCACGAAGGTGGCGGGAGACCTACAGGAACAGGCCTCCAAGGTAATTGACCTCACCGGTAAGTACGTCTTTCCCGGCCTAGTTGACGGTCACACCCACATGGAGTTCCCCTTCATGGGGACGGTCACGGCCGACGACTTCTTCCACGGAACTAGGGCGGCGGTCGCTGGAGGAGTGACTACCATAGTGGACTTCATCACACCTCCAAAGGGGAGTTCCTTGCTGGAGGCCTATAAGACGTGGAGGTCTAACGCAGACCCCAAGGTGATCTCCGACTACGGACTGCACATGATCGTGAGGGAGGCGACTCCCGCTACCTTGGAAGAGATACCTACGTTAATAGGACAGGGGGTAGTGAGCTTCAAGCTCTTCATGGCCTACAAGGGGGAGTTGATGTTGACTGACGGTGAAATCTACAGGTTGACCAAGAAGATCTCCGAGAACGGAGGGGTGGTGGGAGTGCACGCGGAGAACGGGGAAGTAATAGATGAACTAGTGGGGGAGTACCTGAGACAGGGGAAAGTGGAGCCAGTGTATCACTCCTACACTAGGCCCGAGGAGCTGGAGGTCGAGGCCACCAACAGGGTGGCGACCATAGGAAGTGTACTAGGGAAGGGCGTTAAGATGTACATAGTGCACACGTCTACTGGAGAGTCAGTTGACGTGATGAGCTCCTACAGGAGGAAGGGGTACAAGTTCTTCAACGAGACTACTCCCCACTATTTAGTCCTCAACGTGGACGCCCTGAGGAGGCCTGACGGCCATAGGTTCGTGTGCAGCCCTCCGTACAGGAGCGACGAACAGAGGACCAAGCTCTGGCATAGGCTGGGGTCCGGGGAGATATTTACGGTGGGGAGCGACCACTGCGTCTACTCAGACCAGCAGAAGAGGAGGTTCAAGGACACCGTTCCTCCGTTCAACGAGATACCCAACGGCGTACCCGGGACCGAGACCATACTCCCCATACTCTTCCACTTTGGAGTCAGGAAGGGACTGATCTCCCCGGAGACAATGGTTGCTGTTACGTCCTACAATTCAGCTAGGCTGTACGGACTCTTCCCGAGGAAGGGAACGTTCTCGATAGGCAGCGACGCTGACTTCGCCGTCCTAGATCCCAACTTGACTGTCAAAATAACTCCAGACGTACTTCACAGCAACATAGACTACACCATATACGACGGCGTGACTGTCACCGGTTGGAACGTAATGACCATAAGGAGGGGAGAGGTCGTGTTCCAGGAAGGTCAGGTGATAGGAAGTAAGGGATCAGGTTCCTACGTCCCCGGAAGCAACCCGACAGTGTAA
- a CDS encoding M20 family metallo-hydrolase has translation MSQIRRYLEALGEIGKDPRGGVSRPSMSTPDLEAREFVVSLMKELHLKTFYDLAGNLIGVREGESDGPFVTTGSHIDSVMNGGIFDGALGVMGALEVVRELNEDMVRTRRPIAVIVFTDEEGNAYTPFLGSKYFAGLLRPTDLEGFRGLYSGNPFPKDFEEFSKRTKATRIDRFVGNVAHHVELHVEQGPVLESMGKEIGVVTGIVGVQRLWITFKGRQSHAGTTPMNMRRDPMIPAARTILAVRRETKKVEEAVGTVGLLDVTPNVMNVISGQVTVGVDIRSLEAEDMKAIKEAVLNEATEAAAEEKVQVGYKELFEEPVKCSEEVVSKIESSAKKLGLSYMRMPSRALHDTQVMASVAKVGMIFVPSKGGVSHAPDEYTDWEQVEKGVKLLKEVIMELSD, from the coding sequence GTGAGTCAGATTAGAAGATACCTAGAGGCTTTAGGGGAAATAGGTAAGGACCCTAGAGGTGGCGTAAGCAGGCCCTCAATGTCAACTCCGGACCTCGAGGCTAGGGAATTTGTAGTATCACTCATGAAAGAACTACACCTTAAGACATTTTATGATCTTGCTGGGAACCTGATAGGAGTCAGAGAGGGTGAATCTGATGGTCCATTTGTCACCACTGGCTCCCACATAGACTCGGTCATGAACGGGGGGATATTCGATGGAGCTCTGGGGGTTATGGGGGCCTTAGAGGTGGTGAGAGAGCTCAATGAGGATATGGTGAGAACCAGACGACCCATTGCTGTAATAGTCTTCACCGACGAGGAAGGAAACGCATACACTCCGTTCTTGGGAAGCAAGTATTTCGCGGGGCTTCTGAGACCCACAGACTTAGAGGGCTTTAGGGGACTTTACTCTGGTAATCCCTTCCCTAAGGATTTTGAGGAGTTCTCCAAACGAACTAAGGCCACCAGGATCGACAGATTCGTAGGTAACGTGGCTCATCACGTGGAGCTTCACGTGGAACAGGGCCCAGTACTCGAATCGATGGGCAAGGAAATTGGAGTTGTCACCGGAATAGTAGGAGTCCAGAGGTTGTGGATCACCTTCAAGGGAAGACAGTCCCACGCCGGAACGACTCCCATGAATATGCGTAGGGATCCCATGATACCTGCTGCAAGAACCATATTGGCGGTGAGACGAGAGACCAAGAAAGTGGAGGAGGCAGTAGGTACGGTGGGACTATTGGACGTCACTCCCAACGTAATGAACGTCATCAGTGGTCAAGTGACGGTGGGTGTAGACATAAGGAGTCTTGAAGCCGAGGACATGAAGGCAATAAAGGAAGCCGTACTGAACGAAGCAACCGAGGCGGCCGCTGAGGAGAAGGTCCAGGTTGGCTACAAAGAGCTGTTTGAGGAGCCAGTCAAGTGCTCTGAAGAAGTTGTATCAAAGATAGAGTCCTCTGCTAAGAAACTTGGGCTCTCATATATGAGGATGCCAAGCAGGGCGCTCCACGATACGCAAGTAATGGCAAGCGTGGCTAAAGTCGGCATGATCTTCGTTCCCAGCAAGGGTGGAGTTAGCCATGCACCTGACGAATATACCGATTGGGAGCAGGTAGAGAAGGGGGTGAAGCTACTTAAGGAAGTAATAATGGAATTATCCGACTAA
- a CDS encoding NAD(P)-dependent alcohol dehydrogenase, producing the protein MRAIQLMAYGRPLEIREVPTPTPRGEEVLVRVGGAGICHTDLHIAEGKIATLPTLPFTLGHEVAGYVERVGESVKGVSVGERVVVYGAWSERTDRHSIRGEGNLSDPSGWMGVGRPGGYAEFVLVPSYRYLVPLNADPVEAAPLADAGLTPYRAIKKMLSYLFPGTIAVVLGIGGLGSFALQYLRLFAPYSKLVAVDVKESRLRQARDLGADLTVDASVEDPVEAVMDLTGREGVNGVLDLVGTDSTMDQALRMAGRESIVVIVGQAGGTMKYSPRVASEIAVTFSSWGTLTELTEVVKLAEMGLVRSRIQRISFEEINDTFNKLRDGGVEGRAVLVP; encoded by the coding sequence ATGAGGGCCATCCAGTTAATGGCCTACGGAAGGCCGCTCGAAATAAGGGAAGTTCCCACACCAACTCCGAGGGGGGAGGAAGTTCTAGTTAGGGTAGGAGGAGCCGGAATATGCCACACCGACCTTCATATAGCCGAGGGGAAGATCGCCACTCTACCTACGCTCCCCTTCACCTTAGGGCATGAGGTGGCGGGGTACGTGGAGAGGGTTGGTGAGAGCGTCAAAGGAGTAAGTGTAGGGGAAAGAGTCGTGGTCTACGGGGCATGGAGCGAGAGGACGGATAGACACAGTATAAGGGGAGAAGGCAACCTCTCCGACCCATCCGGATGGATGGGAGTTGGAAGGCCCGGAGGGTACGCTGAATTCGTCCTCGTCCCCTCATATAGGTACCTCGTCCCACTCAACGCGGATCCTGTGGAAGCGGCTCCACTGGCCGACGCAGGCCTGACTCCATATAGGGCGATAAAGAAGATGCTTTCCTACCTCTTCCCAGGAACCATTGCTGTAGTCCTAGGGATCGGGGGCTTGGGGTCCTTCGCGCTGCAATATTTGAGACTCTTCGCTCCCTACTCAAAACTCGTCGCTGTTGACGTTAAGGAGAGTAGGCTAAGACAAGCTCGGGACCTAGGTGCTGACCTTACTGTTGACGCCTCTGTTGAAGATCCCGTTGAAGCGGTTATGGATCTCACAGGAAGGGAGGGAGTAAACGGAGTCTTAGATCTGGTGGGAACCGACTCCACAATGGATCAGGCGTTGAGAATGGCGGGCAGGGAGTCCATAGTGGTAATAGTGGGACAGGCCGGAGGAACAATGAAGTACTCTCCGAGGGTGGCATCCGAAATAGCCGTAACTTTCAGTAGCTGGGGAACCCTAACTGAGCTGACTGAAGTCGTAAAGCTGGCTGAGATGGGCTTGGTAAGGTCAAGGATACAGAGGATCAGTTTCGAGGAGATCAACGACACTTTTAATAAGCTCAGGGACGGGGGTGTGGAGGGAAGAGCGGTCTTGGTACCCTAG
- a CDS encoding nitrilase-related carbon-nitrogen hydrolase, which translates to MVRVAAVQTSMGWDRKENVDKQVELVNRAVDNGAKLIILDELSPTVYFPFEQNPEHFKFAETEDDYTITKFKEVSKERSVAVVVPIFERDGGDFYNTAFVIDRGVVVGKYRKTHLPQEPGFNEYYYFKVGNLGFPVFDVEGVKLGVAICHDRHFPEPVRAATVNGAWLVAIPSVASYREIWELEMRAHAVFNTTYVVGLNRVGSEYEGQRNPYFGESLVVSPTGDVVSRAGSKEEILYADVSVEKVAEARIRRPFLKKRLPSYGL; encoded by the coding sequence TTGGTTAGGGTCGCGGCAGTTCAAACCTCGATGGGGTGGGACAGGAAGGAGAACGTGGATAAACAAGTAGAGCTAGTCAACAGGGCAGTCGACAACGGCGCTAAGCTGATAATCTTGGACGAGCTCTCTCCCACCGTGTACTTCCCCTTCGAGCAGAACCCAGAACACTTCAAGTTCGCCGAGACCGAGGACGACTACACGATCACCAAGTTCAAGGAGGTTTCTAAGGAGAGGAGTGTGGCGGTGGTTGTACCCATATTCGAGAGGGACGGAGGGGACTTCTACAACACCGCCTTCGTGATAGACAGGGGGGTGGTGGTAGGCAAGTACAGGAAGACCCATCTCCCTCAGGAGCCGGGCTTCAACGAGTACTACTACTTCAAGGTAGGGAACCTAGGTTTCCCGGTTTTCGATGTGGAGGGAGTTAAACTGGGGGTGGCCATATGTCACGACAGGCACTTCCCAGAGCCGGTGAGGGCGGCGACAGTGAATGGGGCCTGGTTGGTGGCTATCCCAAGCGTAGCGTCGTACAGGGAGATCTGGGAGCTGGAGATGCGAGCTCACGCGGTCTTCAACACGACCTACGTGGTCGGTCTCAACAGGGTGGGCTCGGAGTACGAGGGCCAGAGGAACCCATACTTCGGCGAGTCGCTGGTGGTATCCCCCACCGGAGATGTGGTGAGTAGAGCGGGAAGCAAGGAGGAGATCCTCTACGCGGACGTCTCAGTGGAGAAGGTCGCTGAGGCCAGGATCAGGAGGCCTTTCCTAAAGAAGAGGCTACCCTCCTATGGACTGTAG
- a CDS encoding MFS transporter gives MEKPKESVAQKGKIKSIVGISVIAFLAWTISVYDYILFGNMLPVMQSYFHWTDTQSSLLATLVSIGILLVSFTVGPMIDRFGRVKAIAITTAGVAISSLLTGIAGLLVAPIAFVWIAVVRAFSGFGYSEQAANSAYLTEIYKEKVRGTIYSFVQGGWPIGVLLGSAFIILLLGKVPWYAIFWFATIPAVVVALLALFLLPETERYFHIRTVRAYIKAGKVEEAKSLMDKYKVDIDEAKKMTYGQLFSSKLRKHTTFLSLSFLTNWMGIEVFVVLITLVLTTAKGISFTSTLTWLIIANALSYIGYVAHGILGDRIGRRDTILMGWIVAGLAGIGMMLAPSSDPLLVEILYVITLFFIIGPYSALFSYMGESFPTRARGTGVAFVNAMGPIGGLAGAGALTAILASGASMTIAAILAGGIPTLASGLLLLGARRIRPGMKLEDISY, from the coding sequence ATGGAGAAACCTAAAGAAAGTGTAGCGCAGAAAGGAAAGATCAAGTCTATCGTGGGAATCAGTGTAATTGCCTTCCTGGCGTGGACCATATCAGTCTATGACTACATACTCTTCGGAAACATGCTACCCGTTATGCAGAGTTACTTCCATTGGACCGATACGCAGTCCAGCCTACTGGCGACGTTGGTCTCCATTGGTATATTACTGGTATCGTTCACGGTGGGTCCTATGATAGATAGGTTCGGAAGGGTGAAGGCCATAGCCATTACTACGGCCGGAGTCGCGATAAGTTCACTCCTAACTGGTATTGCTGGGCTACTTGTCGCACCCATAGCCTTCGTGTGGATCGCGGTGGTCAGAGCCTTTTCGGGCTTCGGGTACTCCGAGCAGGCCGCCAACTCCGCTTACCTCACTGAGATTTACAAAGAGAAAGTTAGGGGAACGATATACTCCTTCGTTCAAGGAGGGTGGCCCATAGGCGTCCTACTGGGCTCTGCGTTCATAATTCTACTGCTAGGCAAGGTCCCTTGGTACGCTATCTTCTGGTTCGCTACTATACCTGCCGTGGTGGTCGCGCTACTAGCCCTCTTCCTACTCCCTGAGACTGAGAGGTACTTCCACATAAGGACGGTGAGGGCCTACATCAAGGCGGGGAAGGTGGAGGAGGCTAAGTCTCTCATGGACAAGTACAAGGTTGACATAGACGAAGCCAAGAAGATGACCTACGGACAACTGTTCAGCTCCAAACTGAGGAAACACACTACGTTCCTCTCGCTATCGTTCCTGACCAACTGGATGGGAATAGAAGTGTTCGTGGTACTGATCACCCTTGTCCTCACGACTGCGAAGGGGATATCGTTTACTAGTACTCTTACATGGCTCATAATCGCTAACGCCCTCTCCTACATAGGATACGTAGCTCACGGTATCTTAGGTGACAGGATAGGCAGAAGGGACACCATATTGATGGGGTGGATCGTTGCGGGACTGGCCGGAATAGGTATGATGTTAGCTCCATCCTCTGACCCGCTGCTGGTCGAGATCCTCTACGTCATTACACTGTTCTTCATAATTGGTCCGTACTCGGCGCTGTTCTCCTACATGGGTGAGTCGTTCCCCACTAGGGCTAGAGGGACGGGTGTGGCGTTCGTGAACGCCATGGGTCCCATAGGGGGACTAGCGGGAGCTGGTGCGTTAACCGCAATTCTCGCTAGTGGAGCCAGTATGACTATCGCCGCAATACTAGCAGGAGGTATACCTACCCTCGCTAGTGGCCTACTGCTCCTAGGCGCTAGGAGAATAAGGCCTGGAATGAAGTTAGAGGACATCAGCTATTAA
- a CDS encoding CaiB/BaiF CoA transferase family protein: MDTMRVLELGNNISAPLACTILGELGEDVIKVEPPQGDDRRKIELEGVKGLYFASVNRNKRSVSIDLKRKEGLEIFEELLSTADVVVTNYRPRALSKLGVDFEEAVRVNPKVIYCSITGYGRREGDRPAYDATVLAESGLMDLTGYPGGPPSKFATSIADVTTAMMAAISVLHAYASDRRPVLLDVPMLQTQLYLSLEDAYAVLNGGTSPTRTGSAHRYLVPYQAFRTSDGYVYVAVFNDSQFLRLCDAIGREDLKAYSTNSKRVRAKEIVVAEIQREMERETRDRWIDVLRRYDVPCAPVLTLGEAIRRYGEVTEVGAIKYLNFPLQTWVGLRRPSPGLGEHTVEVLEELGYSREEVEDMARKGIVKMMDRRA, encoded by the coding sequence GTGGATACTATGAGAGTCCTGGAGTTAGGTAACAACATCTCTGCCCCTCTAGCGTGCACCATATTAGGGGAGCTAGGGGAAGACGTAATAAAGGTGGAACCTCCTCAGGGGGACGACAGACGGAAGATAGAGCTGGAGGGGGTAAAGGGTCTTTACTTCGCCAGTGTAAATAGGAACAAGAGGAGCGTCTCCATAGACCTCAAGAGGAAAGAGGGGCTGGAGATCTTCGAGGAGCTCCTCTCCACGGCCGACGTTGTGGTGACTAACTACAGGCCTAGGGCACTCTCCAAGTTGGGCGTGGACTTCGAAGAGGCGGTGCGAGTTAACCCCAAGGTGATCTACTGCTCGATCACAGGTTACGGGCGGAGGGAAGGTGATAGGCCAGCCTACGACGCAACTGTGCTGGCGGAGAGTGGCCTCATGGATCTCACCGGCTACCCTGGCGGACCTCCATCGAAGTTCGCTACCTCAATAGCAGACGTCACAACGGCAATGATGGCGGCGATCTCTGTGCTCCACGCGTACGCCTCAGACCGGAGACCCGTGCTGCTCGACGTACCCATGCTTCAGACCCAGCTGTACCTTTCCCTGGAGGACGCTTACGCTGTTCTAAACGGAGGGACCTCTCCCACTAGAACGGGGTCAGCTCACAGGTACCTCGTTCCCTACCAGGCCTTCAGGACGAGTGACGGTTACGTCTACGTAGCTGTCTTCAACGACTCCCAGTTCCTGAGGCTCTGTGACGCAATAGGCAGGGAGGACCTGAAGGCGTACTCCACCAACTCGAAGAGGGTGAGGGCGAAAGAGATCGTGGTTGCTGAGATCCAGAGGGAAATGGAAAGAGAGACTAGAGACCGCTGGATCGACGTCCTGAGGAGGTACGACGTACCGTGTGCTCCTGTCTTAACCCTGGGGGAGGCTATTCGGAGGTACGGGGAGGTTACGGAAGTCGGGGCGATCAAGTACCTCAACTTTCCGCTCCAGACCTGGGTTGGCCTTAGGAGGCCCTCTCCTGGGCTAGGAGAACACACGGTCGAAGTATTGGAGGAGCTTGGCTACAGTAGGGAAGAGGTGGAGGACATGGCCAGGAAGGGGATCGTTAAGATGATGGACAGGCGAGCGTAG
- a CDS encoding asparaginase: MTLPRVSVIALGGTISSAGKAGGGVTATLRAEDLVASIPQVTKVAEVSTSTFKLVAGPALTFDDLLQLRDLIVEQVRNGAQGVVVTQGTDTIEETSFFLDLTLNVDVPIVVTGAMRNPTLPGAEGAGNLYDALLVASSPEAKGMGVMVVMNDEVHLAKYVQKMHTSNLAAFKSPLLGPVGWVTEDRVTIALRPARPHPTFEVDRNEPERKVALYTVSIDDDGELLRGLKGMGYHGLVIAGTGGGHVTSKMADLIGELAKELIVVMSTRTRSGEVLRSTYSFKGGEIYLISKGVIPAKHLDPFKARILLYVMLRAGKNVEEIKRTFDEWV; this comes from the coding sequence TTGACCCTTCCCAGAGTCTCCGTTATAGCGCTAGGTGGTACAATTTCCTCAGCGGGGAAGGCGGGAGGAGGTGTTACAGCAACGCTGAGAGCCGAGGACTTGGTAGCCTCTATTCCTCAGGTGACTAAGGTAGCTGAGGTCTCGACGTCCACGTTTAAGCTAGTGGCGGGGCCTGCGCTCACCTTCGACGACCTCTTGCAACTGAGGGATCTCATAGTGGAGCAGGTTAGGAACGGAGCGCAGGGTGTAGTGGTCACTCAGGGCACGGACACAATAGAAGAGACGTCGTTCTTCCTAGATTTGACGCTCAACGTGGACGTACCAATCGTAGTAACTGGCGCTATGAGGAACCCAACGCTACCCGGAGCGGAGGGTGCAGGTAACCTTTACGATGCCCTACTGGTGGCATCTAGCCCAGAGGCCAAGGGTATGGGGGTGATGGTAGTTATGAACGATGAGGTTCACCTGGCCAAGTACGTACAGAAGATGCACACTAGTAACTTGGCCGCCTTTAAGTCACCCCTGCTAGGGCCTGTAGGGTGGGTGACGGAGGACAGGGTTACCATAGCCCTTAGGCCCGCGAGACCTCACCCAACCTTCGAAGTGGATAGAAACGAGCCAGAGAGAAAGGTGGCCCTGTACACGGTATCGATAGATGACGATGGAGAGCTTCTGAGAGGACTTAAGGGCATGGGATATCACGGGCTAGTGATTGCTGGAACGGGGGGTGGGCACGTGACCTCAAAGATGGCAGACCTAATAGGGGAGTTGGCCAAGGAGCTCATAGTCGTAATGAGTACTAGGACCAGATCTGGTGAAGTTCTCAGATCCACGTACTCCTTCAAGGGAGGGGAAATATACCTCATATCTAAGGGAGTAATCCCGGCCAAACACTTGGATCCGTTCAAGGCTAGGATCCTGTTGTACGTGATGTTGAGGGCAGGGAAAAACGTGGAGGAAATAAAGAGGACTTTCGACGAGTGGGTGTGA